The following coding sequences are from one Achromobacter sp. B7 window:
- the ntrB gene encoding nitrate ABC transporter permease — protein sequence MRSVQYWRATFLSVALFLAFLLLWHAATRPDTGGVAVDPAYAALVGNAAASGSKTPFPGPAEVGEKLWQHIKDPFYDRGPNDKGIGVQLAYSVARVLTGFSLAALVAIPLGFLIGMSKTVYRAFDPFIQVLKPISPLAWMPLALYTIKDADTSAIFVIFICSLWPMLVNTAFGVGAVRQDWLNVARTLEVSRLRTALQVILPAAAPTIMTGMRISVGIAWLVIVAAEMLIGGTGIGYFVWNEWNNLSIANIICAIFFIGLIGMLLDTVLARAARLVSYRE from the coding sequence ATGCGGTCTGTGCAATATTGGCGGGCAACGTTTCTGTCCGTCGCGCTGTTCCTGGCGTTTTTGCTGCTTTGGCACGCCGCCACCCGCCCCGACACCGGCGGCGTGGCGGTGGACCCGGCTTATGCCGCGCTGGTCGGCAACGCCGCGGCCAGCGGGTCGAAGACGCCGTTTCCCGGCCCCGCCGAGGTCGGGGAAAAGCTGTGGCAACACATCAAGGACCCCTTCTACGACCGCGGTCCCAACGACAAAGGCATCGGCGTGCAGCTGGCGTATTCGGTGGCGCGCGTCTTGACCGGCTTCAGCCTGGCCGCGCTGGTGGCCATCCCGCTGGGCTTTCTGATCGGCATGTCCAAGACCGTTTACCGCGCGTTCGACCCCTTCATCCAGGTGCTCAAACCGATCTCGCCGCTGGCCTGGATGCCGCTGGCGCTCTACACCATCAAGGACGCCGACACCTCCGCCATCTTCGTCATCTTCATCTGCTCGTTGTGGCCGATGCTGGTGAACACCGCCTTCGGCGTGGGTGCGGTACGGCAGGACTGGTTGAACGTGGCGCGCACGCTGGAAGTGTCGCGCCTGCGCACCGCCTTGCAAGTCATTCTGCCCGCCGCCGCGCCCACCATCATGACCGGCATGCGCATCTCGGTGGGCATTGCGTGGCTGGTGATCGTGGCCGCCGAAATGCTGATCGGGGGCACCGGCATCGGCTACTTCGTCTGGAACGAATGGAACAACCTGTCCATCGCCAACATCATCTGCGCGATATTTTTCATCGGCCTGATCGGCATGCTGCTGGACACCGTGCTGGCACGTGCCGCGCGGCTGGTCAGCTATCGGGAATGA
- a CDS encoding ABC transporter ATP-binding protein, producing the protein MSHAFLQVQGLGKRYPGRNGQPQAPVFENIDFDIEQGQFVCVIGHSGCGKTTILNVLAGIDDTNEGVVIMDGRQISGPSLERGVVFQAHALLPWLTALQNVEFGVRSRWPAYSRDQVREHSMRYLDMVGLAHAAAKKPSELSGGMKQRVGIARAFAIQPKMLLLDEPFGALDALTRGTIQDELRAIVQQTRQTVFMITHDVDEAILLSDRILLMSAGPYARIAESVSVDLPRDRTRASLHHEPRYYDIRNHLVDFLVDKASHKE; encoded by the coding sequence ATGAGCCATGCATTTCTGCAAGTCCAGGGCCTGGGCAAACGCTATCCCGGGCGCAATGGGCAGCCCCAAGCGCCGGTGTTCGAGAACATCGACTTCGATATCGAACAGGGCCAGTTCGTCTGCGTAATCGGCCATTCCGGCTGCGGCAAAACCACCATCCTGAATGTGCTGGCCGGCATCGACGACACCAATGAAGGCGTGGTCATCATGGACGGCCGCCAGATCTCTGGCCCGTCGCTGGAACGCGGCGTGGTGTTCCAGGCGCACGCATTGCTGCCCTGGCTGACGGCGCTGCAAAACGTGGAATTCGGCGTGCGCTCGCGTTGGCCCGCGTACAGCCGCGATCAGGTCCGCGAACACAGCATGCGTTACCTGGACATGGTGGGCCTGGCGCATGCGGCCGCCAAGAAGCCCAGCGAATTGTCGGGCGGCATGAAGCAGCGCGTGGGCATCGCCCGCGCCTTCGCCATCCAGCCCAAGATGCTATTGCTGGACGAGCCCTTCGGCGCGCTGGACGCGCTGACGCGCGGCACCATCCAGGACGAGCTGCGCGCCATCGTGCAGCAGACCCGCCAGACCGTATTCATGATCACGCACGATGTGGACGAAGCCATCTTGCTGTCGGACCGCATCCTGCTCATGAGCGCGGGCCCCTATGCCCGCATTGCCGAGTCCGTCAGCGTGGACCTGCCGCGCGACCGGACGCGCGCCAGCCTGCACCACGAACCCCGCTACTACGACATCCGTAACCATCTCGTCGACTTCCTGGTCGACAAGGCATCCCATAAGGAGTGA
- the cynS gene encoding cyanase, giving the protein MSRAEVTELVVTRKLEKKLSWTAIADAVGQSKEWTTAALLGQMTLTEEQALAAARILDLPDDAVVQLQVVPYKGSLPSTVPTDPLIYRFYELINVYGTTFKALINEEFGDGIMSAIDFKMDLSREADPKGDRVQIVMSGKFLPYKTY; this is encoded by the coding sequence ATGTCCCGCGCTGAAGTGACCGAACTGGTCGTTACCCGCAAGCTGGAAAAAAAGCTGTCCTGGACCGCCATCGCCGACGCCGTCGGGCAAAGCAAGGAATGGACCACCGCCGCGCTGCTGGGCCAGATGACGCTGACCGAGGAACAGGCGCTGGCCGCGGCCCGCATCCTGGACCTGCCCGACGACGCCGTGGTGCAGTTGCAAGTGGTGCCCTACAAGGGCTCGCTGCCCAGCACCGTGCCCACCGACCCGCTGATCTACCGCTTCTATGAACTGATCAACGTCTACGGCACGACGTTCAAGGCGCTGATCAACGAAGAATTCGGCGACGGCATCATGAGCGCCATCGACTTCAAGATGGACCTGTCGCGCGAAGCCGACCCGAAGGGCGACCGCGTGCAGATCGTGATGAGCGGCAAATTCCTGCCGTACAAGACGTATTAA
- the pdxK gene encoding pyridoxine/pyridoxal/pyridoxamine kinase: protein MTVISAALTAGAALPATTAQVDIISIQSQVVYGYVGNNAAMPIFRRAGLRAIAVPTVLLSNTPHYPTLHGGAVPLDWFAGLLKGLDERGVTRVARAVVCGYLGQPGQADLLAAWLPALRAARPDVRVHIDPVMGDRNDGLYVDAGLVAQYRDLLVPLADGMTPNHFELEMLVGRALSTLDEVAAAARELMALGPTWIVVTSAAPMAAAPGTLQLAVVTQDKVSVVTHPEIAIPPSVHGTGDVFMASVTARLLTGLDLVDAVREAADEVTAALQRTRELGWEELAVEG from the coding sequence ATGACCGTCATCTCCGCTGCCCTTACCGCCGGCGCAGCGTTGCCTGCCACCACCGCGCAGGTGGACATAATTTCGATCCAGTCCCAAGTGGTCTATGGCTACGTGGGCAACAACGCGGCCATGCCGATCTTTCGCCGCGCCGGGCTGCGAGCCATCGCGGTGCCGACGGTGCTTCTTAGCAACACGCCGCACTATCCCACGCTGCATGGCGGGGCGGTGCCGCTGGACTGGTTCGCCGGCCTGTTGAAAGGGCTGGACGAACGCGGCGTGACGCGCGTGGCGCGCGCCGTGGTGTGCGGCTACCTGGGGCAGCCGGGGCAAGCGGATCTGCTTGCCGCCTGGCTGCCCGCGCTACGCGCCGCGCGGCCGGACGTGCGCGTGCACATCGACCCGGTCATGGGCGACCGCAACGACGGGCTGTATGTGGACGCGGGCCTGGTCGCGCAATACCGCGACCTGCTGGTGCCCTTGGCCGACGGCATGACGCCGAACCATTTCGAACTGGAAATGCTGGTGGGCCGGGCGTTGTCGACGCTGGACGAGGTGGCGGCGGCGGCGCGCGAGCTGATGGCGCTGGGGCCGACATGGATTGTCGTGACCAGCGCGGCGCCGATGGCGGCGGCGCCCGGGACCTTGCAGCTGGCGGTGGTGACGCAGGACAAGGTCAGCGTCGTGACGCATCCGGAAATCGCCATCCCGCCGTCGGTGCACGGCACCGGCGACGTGTTCATGGCCAGCGTCACCGCCCGGCTATTGACCGGGCTGGATCTGGTGGACGCGGTGCGCGAGGCGGCCGACGAGGTCACGGCCGCGCTACAGCGCACGCGCGAGCTGGGCTGGGAAGAGCTGGCGGTGGAGGGGTAG